A window from Salvia miltiorrhiza cultivar Shanhuang (shh) chromosome 2, IMPLAD_Smil_shh, whole genome shotgun sequence encodes these proteins:
- the LOC131007846 gene encoding uncharacterized protein LOC131007846 — MIPHYAAGSTKVQALDELLQQRDGVLRRLKENLRQAQARMKQQANRHRRDLEFQVGDQVLVRLQPYRQTSVRGRQAPKLVQRYYGPFPVTERIGQVAYRLELPQSSRIHPVFHVSKLRRFIPAGTTPICSLPAESFDSRPIRQPLAICGERQVLTPAGPQRQVLVQWQGEPPENSTWEARDDMQRQFPSFNLEDKVGLEGMGNDTRQEPTAIGPEEVDKPATEVEEGPNEDSPVEDVEARRTRAPPARFKDYELY, encoded by the coding sequence ATGATTCCTCACTATGCAGCAGGCTCGACTAAAGTTCAAGCTCTCGATGAGCTTCTGCAGCAAAGAGATGGAGTACTTCGACGGCTGAAGGAGAACCTCCGTCAGGCACAAGCTCGGATGAAGCAACAAGCCAACCGTCATCGCCGGGACTTGGAGTTTCAGGTGGGAGATCAAGTGTTAGTGCGTTTGCAACCCTATCGGCAAACTTCAGTTCGAGGCCGCCAAGCGCCCAAATTAGTTCAACGTTACTACGGGCCCTTCCCTGTCACGGAGAGAATCGGACAGGTGGCCTATCGTTTAGAGCTCCCTCAATCCAGCCGCATTCATCCGGTCTTCCATGTTTCCAAACTCCGCCGATTCATTCCGGCCGGCACCACCCCTATCTGTTCTCTTCCAGCTGAATCATTTGATTCCCGGCCTATTCGACAACCCTTGGCGATTTGCGGTGAACGCCAAGTTCTGACACCGGCCGGCCCCCAACGGCAAGTCTTGGTTCAGTGGCAAGGAGAGCCACCGGAGAACTCGACCTGGGAAGCTCGTGATGACATGCAACGTCAATTTCCATCCTTCaaccttgaggacaaggttGGTCTCGAAGGAATGGGGAATGATACAAGGCAGGAGCCCACTGCAATTGGGCCAGAGGAAGTAGATAAGCCCGCGACTGAAGTGGAAGAAGGCCCAAATGAAGATAGCCCAGTTGAAGATGTTGAAGCTCGGCGCACGAGAGCCCCACCTGCTCGTTTCAAAGACTATGAGTTGTATTAG
- the LOC131007847 gene encoding receptor kinase-like protein Xa21 — protein sequence MALSGTIPPQLGHLSFLVSLDLTSNLFYGDLPQELSLLRRLKFISFDLNNFTGYISPMLGLLPKLEYLSLSNNSSIGSIPKSLSNLTNLQFLDLSSNSLSGEIPKEFGRLQSLQILAVQFNRLSGAIPSAIFNISTLVVIALTGNELSGSLPTDMSSNLPSLTGIYLSYNQLSGTIPTNLSQCSRLEVLSLSYNSFSGEIPSEIGYLTSLQDIALGGNNLNGILPHEIGHLQSLVTFGAERNEIAGSIDFNIFMNMSSLQTLALGRNKFTGNLSRDVGNITMLTDLDLSENHFTGLIPTEFGQLDHLETLVLQLNSLSGSIPHELFNISTLRSLSLAGNALSWVLPTHLCHASPFLEQLYLGINSITGAIPNAISNCSQLINLSLVKNKFSGYIPTHLGNLRLLQSLRLSSNNLTQAPSSSSFITSLTNCRSLASLSIGDNPLNGVIPASVGNLSTSLRTFIAYYCKFSGYIPIEIGNLRNLIKLDLQGNELSGNIPPTIRHLHELQGLYLPDNMLGGSIPHAICDLFSLNTLVMSNNQFSGLIPKCLGNVSSLRNLDLDSNMLNSSIPSSLWGLKDLIKLDLSSNSLNGSLPLEMSNLEAVIYINVAMNQLSGSIPKNIGKLQNLVNLSLANNRLEGSIPVSMGSMINLANLNLSYNNLFGSIPKSLEALQHLDYFNVSFNSLSGEIPNGGSFRNFTMESFKGNEALCGIPKLHVQICSSISNHRSKRKKVERASFIVFGVVAFISVVSLAFIIVRNKRKDKTKREVDELIFIVPERISYYELLQATERFDESNLLGTGSSCSVYKGILNNGKNIVVKIFNMQLEGISRIFDVECEILRSIRHRNLTSVISSCSNEEFKALVLEYMPKGNLEKWLYSHNYCLNMMERLNIMIDVASALEYLHHGYSMPIVHSDLKPSNVLLDEDMVAHVSDFGIAKLLCDGDSSVLTNTLATLGYIAPEYGLEGLVSTRCDVYSYGVMLIETFTRKRPSDDMFCGDMSLKRWVELSLSEIPHEVIDANLVMNLEEEMIDNNMQCVSSILELALKCSADSPGDRINMKQAHAELQKIKHRFSQ from the exons ATGGCTCTATCCGGCACCATTCCACCACAGCTCGGACACCTCTCCTTCCTCGTCTCCCTCGACCTCACCAGCAACCTTTTCTATGGAGATTTGCCACAGGAACTGTCTCTCCTTCGCCGTTTGAAGTTCATATCTTTCGATCTCAACAATTTCACTGGATACATCTCTCCGATGTTGGGTCTGTTACCAAAATTAGAGTACTTGTCTTTAAGCAACAACAGCTCCATAGGTTCCATCCCAAAATCACTCTCAAACCTCACAAACCTACAATTTCTTGACTTATCTTCCAATTctctaagtggagaaattccaaaaGAGTTTGGGAGACTTCAAAGTCTACAAATTCTAGCTGTTCAATTCAATCGTCTGTCCGGTGCTATACCATCAGCCATATTCAACATCTCGACCCTTGTAGTTATAGCTTTGACAGGCAATGAATTGAGTGGAAGTCTTCCAACAGACATGTCCAGTAATCTTCCATCTCTTACTGGGATTTATCTTTCTTACAATCAGCTGAGTGGCACGATTCCCACAAATCTATCCCAATGTTCACGGCTTGAGGTGTTGAGCCTCTCTTACAACTCTTTTAGTGGGGAGATACCTTCAGAAATCGGCTACTTAACATCTCTTCAGGATATAGCTCTTGGTGGTAACAATTTGAATG GAATACTACCACATGAGATTGGCCATCTTCAGAGTCTGGTTACTTTTGGTGCTGAACGGAATGAGATTGCGGGCTCAattgatttcaatattttcatgaatatgtCTTCTCTGCAAACCTTAGCACTAGGGCGTAACAAATTCACGGGGAACCTTTCTAGGGATGTCGGGAATATTACCATGCTAACAGATTTGGATCTCTCAGAAAACCATTTTACAG GGCTTATTCCCACTGAATTTGGCCAACTTGACCATTTGGAGACATTAGTACTACAGTTGAACAGCTTGAGTGGTTCGATTCCACATGagctctttaacatttcaactctTCGGAGTCTTTCACTTGCCGGCAATGCTCTGTCATGGGTTCTTCCAACCCATTTATGCCATGCCTCTCCCTTTCTTGAACAACTTTATCTTGGCATAAATTCTATCACCGGAGCAATACCCAACGCTATCTCTAACTGTTCTCAACTCATAAATCTCTCACTTGTTAAAAACAAATTCAGTGGTTATATACCAACTCATCTCGGCAACCTAAGACTTCTTCAAAGTCTTCGACTGTCCAGCAACAATCTTACCCAGGCACCATCATCATCTTCCTTCATTACTTCATTGACAAATTGCAGGTCTCTAGCTAGTTTGTCAATTGGTGATAATCCTCTAAATGGTGTCATTCCAGCTTCTGTCGGGAACTTATCTACCTCACTTCGAACATTCATTGCCTACTACTGCAAATTCAGTGGCTACATTCCTATTGAAATAGGCAATCTAAGAAATTTGATTAAATTGGATTTGCAAGGCAATGAGTTATCTGGTAATATTCCACCAACTATTAGACATTTGCATGAACTTCAGGGATTATATCTGCCTGATAACATGTTGGGAGGCTCAATACCACATGCTATATGTGATCTATTCAGCCTTAATACTTTAGTTATGAGCAATAATCAATTTTCAGGCCTAATTCCTAAATGTCTGGGAAATGTCTCTTCTTTAAGAAATCTTGATCTAGACTCCAACATGTTGAATTCAAGCATACCATCAAGCTTATGGGGCCTAAAAGATTTGATCAAATTAGACTTGTCTTCAAATTCATTAAATGGGTCACTACCTCTAGAGATGAGTAACTTAGAAGCAGTGATCTATATAAATGTAGCAATGAATCAGTTGTCAGGGTCAATTCCGAAGAATATCGGAAAGTTGCAGAATTTGGTTAATCTGTCTTTGGCAAATAATAGACTAGAAGGTTCTATTCCTGTGTCTATGGGAAGCATGATCAATTTGGCAAATCTCAACTTGTCGTATAACAATCTCTTTGGTTCAATTCCAAAGTCCTTAGAAGCACTTCAGCACCTCGACTACTTTAATGTCTCTTTCAATAgtttaagtggagaaattcctaatggaggttcttttagaaacttcactaTGGAGTCTTTTAAGGGTAATGAAGCATTGTGTGGAATCCCCAAGTTGCATGTCCAAATTTGCTCTTCGATTTCTAATCACAGATCAAAGAGAAAGAAGGTGGAACGAGCTTCATTTATAGTTTTTGGGGTTGTGGCTTTCATCTCAGTTGTTTCTTTGGCCTTTATAATTGtcagaaacaaaagaaaagataagACGAAAAGAGAAGTTGATGAGCTGATATTCATTGTGCCGGAAAGAATCTCTTACTATGAACTGCTGCAAGCAACAGAAAGATTCGATGAAAGCAATTTACTTGGCACTGGGAGTTCTTGCTCTGTTTATAAAGGGATTCTTAACAATGGGAAGAATATCGTTGTCAAGATATTTAATATGCAGCTAGAAGGTATTTCAAGAATATTTGATGTCGAATGTGAGATACTACGTAGCATTCGACACAGGAATCTGACAAGCGTCATAAGCAGTTGCTCCAATGAAGAGTTCAAGGCATTAGTACTTGAATATATGCCAAAGGGAAACCTTGAAAAATGGTTATATTCCCACAACTATTGCTTGAATATGATGgaaagattgaatataatgattGATGTTGCATCTGCTTTGGAGTATCTTCACCACGGTTATTCAATGCCCATTGTCCACAGCGACTTGAAGCCTAGTAATGTGTTGTTAGATGAAGATATGGTTGCCCATGTAAGCGACTTTGGGATAGCAAAGTTGTTATGCGATGGAGATAGCTCTGTGTTAACCAACACGCTAGCAACATTGGGTTACATCGCTCCAG AGTATGGCTTGGAAGGGCTAGTTTCAACAAGGTGTGATGTGTATAGCTACGgggtgatgttgattgaaactTTTACGAGAAAAAGGCCTAGTGATGATATGTTTTGCGGAGATATGAGCTTAAAGAGATGGGTCGAACTCTCACTTTCAGAGATCCCACATGAAGTCATAGATGCCAACTTAGTCATGaatttggaggaagaaatgaTTGACAATAATATGCAGTGTGTATCATCCATACTTGAATTGGCTCTGAAATGTTCTGCAGACTCTCCCGGGGATAGAATCAACATGAAACAAGCACATGCAGAGTTGCAGAAAATCAAACATCGATTTTCCCAATGA